The following nucleotide sequence is from Paenibacillus andongensis.
ATTCGATTGAATCTAATGTTTGCAGTACCTGCTTCTTGAAGTATTAAGCTGGATCCTGTAAATATAGGATCTGTGTTTATATTGCTGGAGAGTTCATCTACATAACAACGGAGGTTTGGATTGCCACCGCCAGAAGAGAGATGGATACAATTCCCAAAAGCTGATATCACATTAACATTCGCATCGACTTGACCATCCGTGATTAGCAAGGCTGTATTTAAACCGTTACCACGATCGAATGTGCTGATACGTTCTCCAATCATGTTTAAATTTCCGCCGGTCCCAACTGTAATAAGCCCATTTGCCGATCCAGATATTTCCTGGAAATTCAGGAATAGAACACTGTTGTTTTCAACACGTACGGATGGAATGGTTAACCCGTTTGTGGTCATCTGCATCGCAGTCACCTTGTGACTACCTCCGGCTACGTTGATATTTCCTGCCTCGCTAGAAATGAGATCCACCTGTAATCTCATTTGCCCATTTTGAAGATCGATGGCCGGGTTCACCGTCTGGAAGGAATTCATTGTTTTGACATTGATAACTGCCTCACCGTTCTGCATAAGAATACATCGATCTTGACTAAATATTCTATCGAAATCACCCGTGAATTGCGTATTCCCATTAATATCGAGTGCCGGAGCTGCTGAATTAATTACGACCAATATATAAGAAAATAAACTAATATTACCGGCTTGGATCGAGACCCCTTGGGAATTGCCTACCAGAGCAATGGAGTAACAAATAAAGGTTCCTGTAAATGTCGGAGTGACATCTATAATTAAACCAGAGTTGGACTGTATGTTGCGTGTTCGCATTGTGATAGCTGTTGTCTGGGTTGCAGCACTGTTGGACACAACAATAGCCCTGCCTCCACTATTAATCATGGTTACTTCAAGGCCAATACTAATCGTTTCTGTCCCCGTAAAAAGGATGAGGTCATCTGTACCGGTGATATCATTCGATATTTCAAAAGCTTTCAAAAACAGCACACCACTAGCAATCACAACCGCAGAGCCTCCGATGAAGTTGTTCGTGATACTCTCCCTAACATTAATGGTATAATTCCCGCCACCTAGGAGACTGATCGTGTTACCAACCGTATCACTCATTGATTCACATTCAAAGTGGACCGTGCTGGCTCCTGTACTCTGAAGAATGGAACTACCTGCAGCTGTTGCTCCATTAGTCAGAAACTGTCCCTCACCAAGCACATCAAAAGCGATCACTGCCCCCAGATCATCAAAAAGGTTTCCGACTGCTATCACTATGGCTCCCTTTTCAAATACCCAGCCGATTCCGTCTTTAGCCAAGTTCGTCTCCATATATACTCCGGGACGTACAATAATTGTCGTGCCCGAAGGGACACTAGCCACAGCTGCAGCGGCCGTCTGCCAAGGTTTTGTCTCGTCGTCAAGCATGGCGGTTGCATTGTTACCATACACAGGATCGACAAATGCCGTCTGATTCACAAGTAACTGAGTAGGACCCGTAGGGCCGATTACACCTTGAGGTCCGGTTGGGCCTTGAATGCCCTGAGGACCATCTAGACCTGGAGGACCGGTAACACCTTGTGGCCCGGCTGGGCCTTGAATGCCTTGAGGTCCATCTAGACCTGGAGGACCGATAACACCTTGTGGCCCGGTTGGACCTTGTATTCCTTGAGGTCCAATTATACCAGGGGATCCTGCTAAACCTCGCGGCCCGACTGGCCCTGCCGGTCCAGTTACACCTTGCTGACCTTGAGGTCCCGCAATTCCTCTACGTCCCTTCCGACCGCGGGGTCCAGGAACACAGTGTACTTTTCTCAAAAACTGACGGATTGTTCTACGAATGAAGGGCTTTAATTCTTCCTCACACGTTTTGCAATTAGATGGGCTAGTGGCTATTTTCTTTTTTACAGAAATATACTTTTTCTTTTTTAATGAAGAAGATTCAGTGTTCATCTTTTTAATCTCTTCCAAAACGTACACTCCTCCTCCAATGCGGATGTGTATATCCTATGATGGCGAGGAGATTTGCGGAAAGGCTTATACCTATTGATCTGTTGCCATAATAATTTGTAATTGAGTTCCATCATGAGGGAGAAGTACCAATCGACTTCGAAAAATAAGCACATCATTGGGACGGGCAGTTTACGCTAATGAAGGAATTGAATAAGGTCATCCCGAATAATGAATTATCCCTTGAGGAAGTAGGTTTGTTTGTGAGAAGTGAACATTTATTAAAGCTCCTGCATGAGATGGAATTGAATACTGACCGTCCATTTGATGGGTGTATCGAAGCAGAAATAAAGTTACTGGAGCAAGAAATGGGAATCAAGTTACCCGAGTCTTATCGCCAATACTTACTTGCTGTTGGCCATTATTCAGGAAAATTATTCCAAGGTACAGATACGAATTTCTCATAACTAAAGGAACTTCAGGATGAAGCAAAAGAATTATTACGAGAAAATAATAACCCGGTAGTGTTGCCTGATAGCAATTTTGTATTCTCAATGCATCAGGGTTATGAAATTAGATTTTTTAAATTAAATGAAGGGGATAATCCTCCGGTCATGGAATGGTACGAGGGGAGTACAAAGGGGATAATTAAGCTATTAAGCTCTATGATTCATTTGAAGAGTTTCTTTCTGATTCAATTTATCAGCATACAACCATAAGATGGCTTGATTAATCTAAGGAAAAAGATAGCACAATGAAAAAACGAAGGCAGCCGGCCAGACTGATCGGCTGCCTTCTCCACGCTAACGGGCAGGATAATTGAATAAATTTAGGAAACTTATTCCAATATGGCACGTCTAATAAGTGCAGCATAATAACTTAATTTTTTTAGCGTGATTAACACATTTATCTTTGATAAGCCAGGGGAACCACATCTCGAATGTTACTCAGAAGAAGGAAGTGGCTAAAATGAAAAATAAAATCATGAAATCGGCATGTGTCGGTTTAGTTATTATTATTGGAGGATTACTTAGTTATAATGCTTATGCAGATATTCTGCCAAATGCAGTAAAACTATCCCAACTTAAAAATGATTTCGAAAAAGAAAAGGCAATCTTTGAGTCAATGCCAGAGAGTAAAACAGATGAAGATCATGCTAAAGTAGAGAAGCAAGGTCGTAAGGTAAAAGAACTTGGCAGGGAAGCTGGATTGTTAGAAGCAGATTTAAATCCCCCTGATCCCAAAAAAGAGTTAGAGGATAACATTCGTGGATTAAAGGGAATTTTGGCTGAAAACGAATATTTTAAAACAAGAGTCGATGATCCTGCGTATGGGGAGATGTATAAAAAAGGAATTAAAATTGTTGAACAGAAGAAAAGAGACCTTGCTGAAATTGAAAAAGAATTAAAAGAAAATAAAACACCTATTGAAGAGCTTGTAAAAAGGTTTGAAAATGTTAGAGATACAAAAGTGCTAGAATAAGGTAAAGGCATTAAACTAACGGATAACGTTAGTTCAACGAGCCATCTGTTTTTATTAATTTGTCATATGTATTTCAAAACTAATTTGTAATTCAAACAATTTACCCCTAAATCCATTTCAAAACTTTATTTGTCATATTAATTTTTACGAAAAAGGCAGCAAACCCTTGTGTTTGCTGCCTTTCTTCATTTCAAAACCAATTTGTCATCCAACACCAACTATCTGGTGACAAATAAGTTTTGAAGTAGACAATAAAGTTTTGAAGTAACAAACATAGTTTTGAAGTATAGAAACTAACCCATTTGGCGAGATTGTATAATACCAAGATGTTTAGGACATTTGTCCTTAGTTAGCAGCTGCGTTCACTCCATTGGGTGAACGCTTATTTTACTTTAGGGGGAAGTAATGATGAATAGAGGTAGTGCTATACGCAAGACTCAGATGAATAGACTGAAGGACGGTAGAGGTCAAGGATATTGAATTTATTATAAACCTTTCATACAAGCAAGTGACAATAAAACACCTTCTGATGGATATCTTATTAGGGAGTTTGGATGGAAATAATCCCATTCAACATCTATTGTTAATTCGGTTCCTGTTTGGTTCTATAGTGAATTGGTAGAACGATTAATGGTATAAAGCCACCTAATGGGAGAAGCACCGTCGTGTTGCTGTGATTCGGAAAGCCCAAGTAATCCAGAATGATCAATCTTGCTTGCTACTTGATACGGACTGGCAATTTGAAGCGATCGTCACGAATCTTGTATGGGAGCCCATTGATCTATGGCGATTTTACAACCAGCGGTGCTGTATGGAAAACTACATCAAGGAAGCCAAAGGCGGGGTTTCCATAGCCCTAATAAGGTGCGCCGATTATGATGCCGCTCTTCTATGAATTCAAGAATGACGATAAGGTTTGGGATATGAAAGACGAATACATGTATGGTCCGGATTTGTTGGTTGCCCCCATACTTTATGAAGGTGCTGTATCAAGAGAGGTG
It contains:
- a CDS encoding collagen-like protein; the protein is MEEIKKMNTESSSLKKKKYISVKKKIATSPSNCKTCEEELKPFIRRTIRQFLRKVHCVPGPRGRKGRRGIAGPQGQQGVTGPAGPVGPRGLAGSPGIIGPQGIQGPTGPQGVIGPPGLDGPQGIQGPAGPQGVTGPPGLDGPQGIQGPTGPQGVIGPTGPTQLLVNQTAFVDPVYGNNATAMLDDETKPWQTAAAAVASVPSGTTIIVRPGVYMETNLAKDGIGWVFEKGAIVIAVGNLFDDLGAVIAFDVLGEGQFLTNGATAAGSSILQSTGASTVHFECESMSDTVGNTISLLGGGNYTINVRESITNNFIGGSAVVIASGVLFLKAFEISNDITGTDDLILFTGTETISIGLEVTMINSGGRAIVVSNSAATQTTAITMRTRNIQSNSGLIIDVTPTFTGTFICYSIALVGNSQGVSIQAGNISLFSYILVVINSAAPALDINGNTQFTGDFDRIFSQDRCILMQNGEAVINVKTMNSFQTVNPAIDLQNGQMRLQVDLISSEAGNINVAGGSHKVTAMQMTTNGLTIPSVRVENNSVLFLNFQEISGSANGLITVGTGGNLNMIGERISTFDRGNGLNTALLITDGQVDANVNVISAFGNCIHLSSGGGNPNLRCYVDELSSNINTDPIFTGSSLILQEAGTANIRFNRMDAFFPAQMIRLVNGNLDIEGGLMFNTFTPSSIGIMVSGGNFYGNIDKIQLGTRALEAISGNVALTFDEISVFQPSLDQNIILLSGNVITRIVGNLLQGGTDYTGISVQDSANLEAHIKDFRVGGVCIQYNSTATSDIYFDSIFTPGGVTLAGTAAIVVTAGTLRVKGGQLENGTGLNTGTGILLANDASFIADIDFIRTSNNALNTSSTGRIKLYSDEVESDTEVININNLPNANSADYTFKGLYRSTGPNTSAITINSLDPPNVMRLIDTTLTSGAGPSISSTVAVLVKNYGVLTATFSPDATVTFLFPASVNIDPAVN
- a CDS encoding SMI1/KNR4 family protein, translated to MKELNKVIPNNELSLEEVGLFVRSEHLLKLLHEMELNTDRPFDGCIEAEIKLLEQEMGIKLPESYRQYLLAVGHYSGKLFQGTDTNFS